The genomic DNA CTATCGGTGCCTCTTTGTTTTAAACGGCGCTCCAGCTCTTCCACATTGGGCGGCGCCACAAAAATGGAAAGCGATTGGTCTTTAAAAATCTTTTTCAGATTAACGCCTCCCACCACATCTACATCAAAGATGACCACCTTACCAGCCTGCCAAATGCGTTCTATTTCGGACTTTAGCGTGCCATAATATTGGTCTTGATAAACCTCTTCATACTCCACAAAAGCCTCTTCACCAATCTTCTGGCGAAAGTCTTCTGGCGAGAAAAAATAATAATCTTTGCCGTGTTGCTCTACGCCTCGGGGCGCCCTTGTGGTAGCAGATATGGAAAATTCCAGCATAGGGAATTGCGCTAAACAATGCTTCACCAAAGTGGTTTTTCCGCTTCCTGATGGCGCCGAAAATATAATGACTTTATTCAAAATAAATGGTTTTTAAAAGTTATAAAACATTGAGGGTCTGCTCTTTAATTTTCTCCAAATCATCTTTCATCAAGACTACTAATTTTTGGATTTGAGCGTGGTTGGCTTTGGAACCCAGCGTATTGATTTCCCTGCCGATTTCTTGGGCGATGAAGCCCAACTTTTTACCGTTGCAGGTTTCATTTTGCATCACTTCCTCATAATAATTCAAATGCTGAGAAAGCCTTACTTTTTCCTCTGCAATATCCAGTTTTTCAGTATAATACGCCATTTCTTGATAGAAGCGGGTTTCATCGATTGCCTCAAATTCTTGCAGCGTTTTTTGGTATTTTTCTTTAATCGCGACCATTCTTTCACGTTCATAAGGCGCCACTTCTGCAAGGTACTGCCGAATATGATTCAAATTGTTCTGCAATTCTTGGTGTAAAGATGCCCCCTCCGCCTCGCGAAATTCTATCAATCTGGTTATGGCTTCGTTCAGTAATTGCTCTATAAATGCCCACTCTTCCTCGGTGATGGCTTCCGTTTTTGCGGTGGTGCTATCGGGAAGTTTCATCGCGATTTTTAGGAGTTCATACTCTGGCGTTTCTGTACCGCTAACGGCTTTCAGCTGCGCCATATAGTCTTGGAGAACGCTTGTATTAAGGGTAATTTGGCTCTCTTGCACCAGATTTTCTACATTAAAATAGACATCTACCTTGCCCCTAATCACCCGCTCTGAGAGTATTTTTTTTAAGGTAAATTCCTTTTCTTTATACACCGAAGGCCATCTGAGGTTGACATCCAAACTCTTGCTATTGACCGCCCTTAGGTCTATGCTTATTTTTTTATTTTCAAAAACGCCTTCGGCTCTCCCGAAGCCTGTCATAGATGCTATCATACCCAATATTATGTTGCAAAGATAAAAATTATTCATTGAATACGGCACCTCGCCCGCCCATCCTTTTTTTATGCAGAAGTGGTATTCACGACAGTGATTTGATATCCAATGAAAAAATTATCGTCCTTTATAAGTTGGTTTTCTCTTCTCTATAAATGCTTGGACGCCCTCTAAAAAGTCCTCTGTTTCTGCGACATCTTGTTGTAAAATACTCTCTAAATCCAACTGTTCCGAAAGGTTATTTTGCTCCGCACGGTTGAAGGCTTTTTTGGTTAAACCCAGTGCCACCGTAGGCTGATGGGCAATATGGGACAGCAATTGGAGTGCTGCATTTTCAAATTCTTCATCCTTAAATACATCGGCAATAAGCCCTCTCATCAGCGCCTCTTGTGTGGAGATTTTTTTGCCTGTATATGCCCAATAATGTGCTAATGAGCGCCCAACCAACTTCGGTAAATAATAAGTACCCGCCGTATCTGGGATAAGACCTATATTAGAAAAAGCCATAGAAAAATATGCAGATTCTTTAGCCACGGCAAAATCACAGATGAGAGCGAGCATCGCCCCAGCACCCACCGCAGGACCGTTCACCAAAGCGATAACGGGCTTTTTACATTGCACAATCGCCTTGACCAATGGGTTATAATAATCAATAATGATGCGCTGTATAAAACGCTCTTCATTTAATTCTTCTTTATAATGCAAGGCTTCTTTCAAATTCTGCCCTGAGCAAAACGCAGCCCCACGCCCACTAATCGCAATGCAGCGCACATGTTCATCCGCATCTGCCTCTTTGATGAGTTTGAGCAATTCCTCAAGCATCGTTCTATTAAGGCTATTATAAGTCTCGGGCTGATTTAAATAAACGATTTGTAAAGCGCCCTCAAAATGGGTTTCTACATCAATGGTCTTATACATTTTAATACGATTTTAGATTTCAAATATAATGATTTTTTTGAGGTGATAAAAATTAAAAACGAGACCTCAATTGAACTGCCCTCTACCGCTTTATTTTTAGCAAGCCTCTTGATTTTAAATTGAAAAAACGAAACTTATTGTCTAATTTGGTTAAAAATACTATCTTTAAACTCTGAAAAAAACGAGTATGGATTTACAATTTAATAAAAACGAAGATCTTAATAAGCTGAAACTCTCTGCCATTAACCAACTTTTGAGCAAAATAAAAGAAGGTGGCGGTAAAAAGCGTTTAGAAAAATTAAAAAGCGAGGGCAAAATGACTGCCAGAGAGCGTATAGATTACCTTTTAGACCAAGGCAAAGACAGCATTGAAATCGGGGCTTTTGCAGGCTATGAGATGTATGAAGAACACGGCGGTTGTCCAGCTGGTGGCGTGATAGTAAAAATAGGATATATCTCTGGTAAACAATGCATTGTGGTTGCTAATGATGCCTCAGTGAAGGCTGGTGCTTGGTTCCCCATTACAGGGAAGAAAAATCTGCGCGCTCAAGAAATTGCGATGGAAAATCGCCTGCCTATTATTTATTTGGTGGATTCTGCGGGGGTATACCTCCCAATGCAAGATGAAATTTTCCCTGATAAAGAGCATTTTGGGCGTATTTTTCGGAATAATGCGAAGATGAGCGCTATGGGCATCATTCAAATTTCTGCCGTGATGGGCAGTTGCGTGGCTGGCGGTGCCTACCTTCCCATTATGAGCGATGAGGCGATGATTGTTGATAAAACAGGTTCTATATTTTTGGCTGGTAGTTATTTGGTCAAAGCCGCCATCGGCGAAAATATAGACAACGAAACCTTGGGAGGCGCTACCACGCATTGCTCCATTTCTGGCGTTACTGACTACAAAGCGAAAAATGATCAAGATGCCTTAGACCGCATTAAAAATATTATGAAATCCATCGGTGATTTTGAAAAAGCGGGGTTTGATAGGATTGAAAGCTTCCCTCCGAAAGAAAATCCAGAGCATATTTTTGGCATCATCCCAGCGGCAAGATCGGAGCAATATGACACTTATGAAATCATTAAATGCCTTGTAGATCAATCTGAATATGAGGAATATAAGCCCGATTATGGCAAGTCTATCATCTGCGCTACCGCGAGGATTGATGGCTGGAGCGTGGGCATTGTAGCCAACCAAAGGAAATTGGTCAAGAGTGGCAAAGGCGAGATGCAGTTTGGTGGCGTTATCTACTCTGATTCCGCTGATAAAGCCACGCGATTTATTGCCAATTGTAATCAAAGAAAAATTCCACTGGTTTTTCTCCAAGATGTTACAGGCTTTATGGTGGGGTCTAAATCTGAACACGGCGGCATTATTAAAGATGGTGCCAAAATGGTGAATGCCGTTTCTAACTCCGTGGTGCCTAAATTTACCATCATCACAGGGAATTCTTATGGCGCGGGCAACTATGCGATGTGTGGCAAAGCCTATGACCCTCGCCTGATTGTGGCTTGGCCTTGGGCGGAATTGGCGGTTATGGGCGGTACGCAAGCGGCAAAAGTTTTAGCGCAAATCCAAGAAAGCACTTTGAAAAGACAGGGCAAGGTAATCACCGAAGAAGAGCACAACCGCATCTTAGACGAAATTTCCAAAAAATACCAAAAACAAACCGAACCTACCTATGCGGCGGCACGCCTCTGGACTGATGCCATCATCAATCCTTTGGATACCCGAAAGTGGATCTCTATGGGGATAGAAGCTGCCAACCACGCACCTATTACTGAGAAATTTAATTTAGGCGTTATTCAGGTATAATGTTATAACGATTATAAAATTATTGATAAAACTTCTATTATATGGTATAATAGAAGTTTTTTTATGGGGTGTTTTTCTTTAATATGTTATAATTCAGTTAATGTTTTTTGTATGCTATAAATAAATAGTGTAAATTTGCTAAGTATTTATAAATTATATTGATATGAAAATATTTATTAACTTATTTTTTTCATCTTTATCAGCATTGGCTTTTGCTCAATGCCAAATTGATGGACAGAGTGAAATTGTATTAGGAAGCTCCGCCTCTTATTCAATAGAGAAGGAAGCCGCTCAATGTAAAGAATGTCATTTATGGAAATCTGGAGATGCTAATATTCTAAAACTTGGTAGTGAAAAAAGACTCAATACGATAGAGGTAACGGCTCAGCAATTGGGTTCTACTGTTCTTTCTATTTCTTTCTTATCCCCTTCTGGCACTAAAGAATGTCAAAAGGAGGTTAAAGTGATCGCTCAACCTCAAAAGGAGATTGTTGCCGCTCCCAAGCCTACCAACGATTCTTGCGATATTGATATTTCGGATTTTAAGGAGGTAAAAATCAATGATGGTCATATTATGATGCTTCCGCTAGGACAGGATAGTAATACGCCGTACCAATATCTATGGGATATCACTTACTTCAACAATCAAGCTTTTAAGTTTAAAGAAAAAACGCCTAATGTTAGCTATAATATCAATGATGGCATTAAGGATATTAAGCTGAAAATAACCAGTAAAAAATGTATTAAAGAAC from Riemerella columbina includes the following:
- a CDS encoding enoyl-CoA hydratase/isomerase family protein codes for the protein MYKTIDVETHFEGALQIVYLNQPETYNSLNRTMLEELLKLIKEADADEHVRCIAISGRGAAFCSGQNLKEALHYKEELNEERFIQRIIIDYYNPLVKAIVQCKKPVIALVNGPAVGAGAMLALICDFAVAKESAYFSMAFSNIGLIPDTAGTYYLPKLVGRSLAHYWAYTGKKISTQEALMRGLIADVFKDEEFENAALQLLSHIAHQPTVALGLTKKAFNRAEQNNLSEQLDLESILQQDVAETEDFLEGVQAFIEKRKPTYKGR
- the gmk gene encoding guanylate kinase, producing the protein MNKVIIFSAPSGSGKTTLVKHCLAQFPMLEFSISATTRAPRGVEQHGKDYYFFSPEDFRQKIGEEAFVEYEEVYQDQYYGTLKSEIERIWQAGKVVIFDVDVVGGVNLKKIFKDQSLSIFVAPPNVEELERRLKQRGTDSEETIKTRLAKAEEELTYQAHFDRVIVNDELHQAQKEIETALQEFLN
- a CDS encoding YicC/YloC family endoribonuclease produces the protein MIASMTGFGRAEGVFENKKISIDLRAVNSKSLDVNLRWPSVYKEKEFTLKKILSERVIRGKVDVYFNVENLVQESQITLNTSVLQDYMAQLKAVSGTETPEYELLKIAMKLPDSTTAKTEAITEEEWAFIEQLLNEAITRLIEFREAEGASLHQELQNNLNHIRQYLAEVAPYERERMVAIKEKYQKTLQEFEAIDETRFYQEMAYYTEKLDIAEEKVRLSQHLNYYEEVMQNETCNGKKLGFIAQEIGREINTLGSKANHAQIQKLVVLMKDDLEKIKEQTLNVL
- a CDS encoding acyl-CoA carboxylase subunit beta, which produces MDLQFNKNEDLNKLKLSAINQLLSKIKEGGGKKRLEKLKSEGKMTARERIDYLLDQGKDSIEIGAFAGYEMYEEHGGCPAGGVIVKIGYISGKQCIVVANDASVKAGAWFPITGKKNLRAQEIAMENRLPIIYLVDSAGVYLPMQDEIFPDKEHFGRIFRNNAKMSAMGIIQISAVMGSCVAGGAYLPIMSDEAMIVDKTGSIFLAGSYLVKAAIGENIDNETLGGATTHCSISGVTDYKAKNDQDALDRIKNIMKSIGDFEKAGFDRIESFPPKENPEHIFGIIPAARSEQYDTYEIIKCLVDQSEYEEYKPDYGKSIICATARIDGWSVGIVANQRKLVKSGKGEMQFGGVIYSDSADKATRFIANCNQRKIPLVFLQDVTGFMVGSKSEHGGIIKDGAKMVNAVSNSVVPKFTIITGNSYGAGNYAMCGKAYDPRLIVAWPWAELAVMGGTQAAKVLAQIQESTLKRQGKVITEEEHNRILDEISKKYQKQTEPTYAAARLWTDAIINPLDTRKWISMGIEAANHAPITEKFNLGVIQV